The following are encoded together in the Candidatus Omnitrophota bacterium genome:
- a CDS encoding Rieske (2Fe-2S) protein, producing MSDPAMDKRQANGPAGNAGDGKVSRRDFLGMMINGGLLVTLGGMILPALRYLWPVTQGGPTSGALEVGRVDDIPVWGAKKVVMGGSAILVIRTPDQIKAFSASCTHLGCLVDWDGPKREILCPCHAGSFGLDGRVIAGPPPRPLPTYEVKVVDGKIFVTV from the coding sequence ATGAGTGATCCCGCGATGGATAAGCGCCAGGCGAACGGCCCTGCTGGAAATGCCGGGGACGGCAAGGTTTCCCGCCGGGATTTCCTGGGGATGATGATCAACGGGGGACTCCTTGTCACGTTGGGAGGGATGATCCTGCCGGCGTTGCGGTATCTTTGGCCGGTAACGCAAGGGGGGCCTACGTCCGGTGCCTTGGAAGTCGGGCGGGTCGATGATATCCCTGTCTGGGGCGCCAAGAAGGTGGTCATGGGCGGCAGCGCGATCCTTGTGATTAGAACGCCGGACCAAATCAAGGCGTTCTCGGCCAGTTGCACCCACCTGGGATGCCTTGTGGACTGGGACGGCCCCAAGCGGGAGATTTTATGCCCCTGCCATGCCGGATCCTTTGGGCTGGATGGGCGGGTTATTGCCGGGCCTCCGCCCCGGCCCCTGCCGACTTATGAAGTCAAGGTTGTTGACGGAAAGATCTTCGTGACGGTATGA
- a CDS encoding 4Fe-4S dicluster domain-containing protein has product MTTENIISRRDFLIYCMKTVPSVAFFLLTFQIDKLLAMGIEEYDPTKHNYAMGIDISKCIGCGKCVAACKEENGVCKEPFFFRTWVERYITPTDGETRVDSPNGGMDGFPDFKGEGEILKAFFVPKLCNHCANPPCVQVCPVGATFKSRDGVVLVDQEYCVGCRYCIQACPYGARYMHPEKHVADKCTLCYHRITKGKLPACVEVCPTKARVFGELGQQSSPISRFLRFNDTRTLKPELNTKPKVFYAGADGEVR; this is encoded by the coding sequence ATGACAACAGAAAATATCATCAGCAGGAGAGACTTTCTGATCTATTGCATGAAAACCGTGCCGTCCGTGGCATTTTTTCTTCTGACCTTTCAGATCGACAAACTCCTGGCCATGGGGATCGAGGAGTATGATCCCACGAAGCACAATTATGCGATGGGGATCGACATCAGCAAATGCATCGGCTGTGGGAAATGCGTGGCGGCGTGCAAAGAAGAAAACGGCGTATGCAAGGAACCCTTCTTTTTCAGGACCTGGGTGGAGCGATATATCACCCCCACCGATGGAGAAACCAGGGTCGATAGCCCCAACGGAGGGATGGACGGTTTTCCGGATTTCAAAGGCGAAGGAGAGATTTTGAAAGCGTTTTTCGTCCCCAAGTTATGTAATCATTGCGCTAATCCTCCCTGTGTCCAGGTGTGTCCCGTTGGGGCCACGTTCAAAAGCCGGGACGGGGTTGTGCTGGTCGATCAGGAATATTGCGTCGGCTGCCGTTATTGTATCCAGGCCTGCCCTTACGGGGCGCGCTATATGCACCCGGAAAAGCACGTTGCCGATAAATGCACGCTTTGCTATCACCGGATCACCAAAGGAAAGCTCCCTGCCTGTGTTGAGGTCTGTCCGACGAAAGCGAGAGTTTTCGGGGAATTGGGCCAGCAAAGCAGTCCGATCTCGAGATTCCTCCGTTTTAACGACACGAGGACGTTAAAACCGGAGTTAAACACCAAGCCCAAGGTCTTCTACGCCGGCGCGGACGGAGAGGTGAGATAA
- a CDS encoding cytochrome c3 family protein, producing MKLPRIPQQVVSLCVLFSVAITVFICARRFFMPPTFGLYGHYRAKAVDEIKAKETKYAGAEACAECHDDIYALKAKSYHKNISCEVCHGPGEQHIQDPTESKPEIPRYRSQCTICHDYNPARPTGFPQIIANQHNPGKFCTQCHQPHNPTLPHTPNDCSACHRGIASQKMVSHHAALECTTCHEAAPEHLTNPRAFEVKKPENKEFCGQCHARDANSPAEIPRVDLLTHGGRYLCWDCHYPHNPEANR from the coding sequence ATGAAACTTCCAAGGATTCCGCAACAGGTCGTTAGTCTATGCGTTCTTTTTTCGGTCGCCATCACGGTTTTCATCTGCGCCCGTCGATTTTTCATGCCACCGACGTTTGGCCTGTACGGGCATTACCGCGCGAAAGCGGTTGATGAAATCAAGGCTAAAGAAACCAAGTACGCGGGAGCCGAGGCCTGTGCCGAATGCCATGATGATATCTATGCCCTCAAGGCGAAGTCATACCATAAAAACATCTCTTGTGAGGTTTGCCACGGCCCGGGGGAACAGCATATCCAGGATCCAACGGAATCAAAGCCGGAAATCCCCCGGTACCGCAGCCAATGCACCATCTGTCACGATTATAATCCGGCGCGGCCTACGGGATTTCCACAAATCATTGCCAATCAGCACAACCCCGGGAAATTTTGTACACAATGCCACCAGCCCCATAATCCAACGCTCCCTCATACGCCCAATGATTGCAGCGCCTGTCATCGAGGGATCGCCAGCCAGAAGATGGTTTCCCATCACGCCGCGTTGGAATGCACGACGTGCCATGAGGCCGCTCCCGAGCATTTAACGAATCCCCGGGCTTTTGAGGTCAAGAAGCCGGAAAATAAAGAATTTTGCGGTCAGTGTCATGCCCGCGACGCCAACAGCCCCGCGGAAATTCCGAGGGTCGATCTTCTGACCCATGGAGGGCGTTATCTGTGCTGGGATTGTCACTATCCCCACAATCCGGAGGCGAACCGATGA
- a CDS encoding cytochrome c3 family protein — MRTPFLFFVIFFTSGTLALAQESQGNSCITCHSDMWEEMKGSIHSQNGITCNKCHGGDPTQADMDRAKAPETGYRGIPDKKDIPLICGECHADVEVMNFYGIRTDQLARYKTSVHGKKLLLEGDNRVAACSDCHGYHDVLPVSDPGSPVYPSNLPKTCNQCHGNAKLMGSYGLPSDIYETYRNSVHGKALFEKKDISVAQCASCHGGHGAVPPGVKDVGATCGKCHLNEKKYFLESVHAPLTEKGNFHECISCHGNHGVQHPTPDLYQTACGTCHDPQSPEAQQGQELARMIRGAQQSLAGAQALVKQASVEGIFVEQEEASLDEAKTKSIEMGPAQHTLSLSKIADLHDKIVATVGEVEAKILEKRENLRWRKVSLIFVWIFVLGMVVALRAKYKQLNADRKDYE; from the coding sequence ATGCGAACCCCATTTTTATTTTTTGTCATATTCTTCACCTCTGGGACCCTGGCTTTGGCCCAAGAGAGTCAGGGGAATTCCTGCATCACCTGCCATTCGGACATGTGGGAGGAGATGAAGGGAAGCATCCATTCGCAAAACGGGATCACGTGTAATAAATGCCATGGAGGCGACCCCACGCAAGCCGACATGGACCGGGCAAAAGCGCCGGAGACGGGATACCGGGGAATTCCGGACAAGAAAGATATCCCTCTTATCTGCGGAGAATGCCATGCTGATGTGGAGGTCATGAACTTCTACGGTATCCGCACGGACCAGCTGGCCCGGTATAAGACAAGCGTCCATGGGAAGAAGCTTTTGCTGGAGGGGGACAATCGCGTGGCGGCCTGCAGCGATTGCCATGGATACCACGATGTTCTTCCTGTCTCGGATCCCGGCAGCCCTGTCTATCCTTCCAACCTCCCGAAGACTTGCAACCAATGCCACGGCAACGCAAAACTCATGGGTTCCTACGGTCTGCCCTCGGACATTTATGAGACCTATCGGAACAGTGTTCATGGAAAGGCGTTGTTCGAGAAGAAGGATATCTCGGTGGCCCAATGCGCGAGTTGTCATGGCGGCCATGGGGCTGTCCCCCCGGGAGTTAAAGATGTCGGGGCCACCTGCGGCAAATGCCATTTGAATGAAAAGAAGTATTTCCTGGAAAGTGTCCATGCCCCTTTGACGGAAAAGGGGAATTTCCATGAGTGCATCTCCTGCCATGGGAATCACGGGGTCCAGCACCCGACGCCAGACCTTTATCAAACGGCCTGCGGGACATGCCATGATCCGCAAAGCCCGGAGGCGCAGCAGGGTCAGGAGCTGGCCCGGATGATCCGGGGGGCCCAGCAGAGTTTGGCCGGTGCGCAGGCCCTTGTTAAGCAGGCGTCCGTTGAAGGGATCTTCGTTGAGCAAGAAGAGGCTTCTCTGGATGAGGCCAAGACAAAATCCATCGAGATGGGGCCCGCGCAACATACCCTTTCCCTGTCAAAGATCGCCGACTTGCATGACAAGATCGTCGCAACTGTCGGGGAGGTCGAAGCCAAGATCCTTGAGAAGAGGGAGAATCTCCGGTGGCGCAAGGTTTCCCTTATTTTCGTTTGGATTTTTGTGCTGGGCATGGTCGTCGCTTTGAGGGCTAAATATAAACAGCTGAACGCGGACAGGAAAGACTATGAGTGA
- a CDS encoding cytochrome bc complex cytochrome b subunit: MEKEMLKGCIKRWFYERFEVEKLKEPVKYQITKPLPKSIGWFHTLGSMSLFLFFSQVITGILLLIYYRPTVDEAFESVKFITTTAHMGWLYRQVHAWGANLMVIIVFLHMLRTFVTGSFKKPRELTWVIGVFLFVLTLVFGFTGYLLPWNQLAYWATTVGTEIAGSIPVIGEPLKTLLRGGSSVGGETISRFFVVHVIILPWVVFFLVAVHLFLVRLQGIATTEPVGKEEKVKEKEGIPFFPHHVVKEGIVFYFLLGILITLCILMPFDLGEKADPLQTPHAIKPEWYFLPMYQVLKYFPKLTGIFVTSLAPLLLFLWPFLDRSKERHPLKRPVSMTIGVLVVLSLVVFGVLGHVAETRVKVWGKVYEFDIYGKPHLISPAAGDPGSRSSDQREPH; this comes from the coding sequence ATGGAGAAAGAAATGCTAAAGGGCTGTATCAAACGCTGGTTCTATGAGCGGTTTGAGGTCGAAAAACTCAAGGAACCCGTCAAATATCAGATCACAAAACCGCTCCCGAAGAGTATCGGATGGTTTCATACCCTGGGGAGCATGTCGCTTTTTCTTTTTTTCAGCCAGGTCATCACCGGGATCTTGTTGCTGATCTATTATCGCCCTACGGTGGATGAGGCCTTTGAGAGCGTGAAGTTCATCACGACAACGGCTCACATGGGATGGCTGTACCGGCAGGTCCATGCGTGGGGCGCCAACCTGATGGTGATCATTGTTTTTCTCCACATGTTGAGGACCTTCGTCACGGGGTCCTTTAAAAAACCGCGGGAATTGACCTGGGTGATCGGGGTCTTCCTTTTTGTGCTGACATTGGTGTTTGGGTTTACCGGTTATCTTCTGCCCTGGAACCAATTGGCCTACTGGGCGACGACTGTGGGGACGGAGATCGCCGGATCCATTCCTGTCATCGGAGAGCCCCTGAAAACCCTGCTCCGGGGCGGGAGTTCCGTGGGGGGCGAGACCATTTCGCGGTTCTTTGTCGTGCATGTGATCATCCTGCCATGGGTGGTTTTCTTCCTGGTGGCGGTCCATCTTTTTCTCGTCCGCCTTCAGGGGATCGCAACGACAGAGCCCGTCGGCAAAGAAGAGAAAGTTAAGGAGAAAGAGGGTATCCCCTTTTTCCCGCATCATGTCGTTAAAGAGGGGATTGTTTTTTATTTTCTGTTGGGGATCTTGATCACGTTGTGTATTTTGATGCCGTTTGACCTGGGGGAGAAGGCTGACCCCCTTCAGACGCCCCATGCCATTAAGCCGGAGTGGTATTTTCTTCCCATGTACCAGGTCCTGAAATATTTTCCAAAGCTAACCGGTATTTTTGTCACGTCCCTGGCCCCGCTGTTGCTTTTTCTCTGGCCTTTTTTGGACAGGAGCAAAGAGCGGCACCCTTTGAAAAGACCCGTTTCCATGACGATCGGGGTCTTGGTGGTCCTTTCGTTGGTGGTCTTTGGGGTGCTGGGGCATGTGGCGGAAACGAGAGTCAAGGTCTGGGGGAAGGTATATGAATTCGATATTTATGGTAAGCCGCATTTGATTTCACCTGCCGCCGGAGATCCGGGCAGCCGGTCTTCGGATCAGCGGGAGCCTCATTAA
- the yedA gene encoding drug/metabolite exporter YedA, with protein MKVTRLRIAAAFAAVYLIWGSTYLAIRFAIETLPPFSMAGLRFLIAGIALYVFARYVRRHPAPEPRHWKPALIIGFLLLLGGNGGVVWAEQYVPSGLASLFIATVPLWMVLLEWLWHRQARPGTGVFAGIALGFWGVWLLMAPGFSQNPHQPIHLGGTLALLTASLSWAVGSVYSRKAVLPDSPLVATGMEMTAGGACLLLLGLLQGEAAGWDPAAFSIKSVLAFLYLVVFGSLIGFTAYIWLLRAVGPARTSTYAFVNPVVAVLLGWGLGGEALTGRTILAALTIVAAVGVITFHQREEGGEVEKREE; from the coding sequence ATGAAAGTTACCCGACTCCGTATCGCTGCGGCGTTCGCGGCCGTTTATCTGATCTGGGGCTCAACCTATCTGGCCATCCGCTTCGCGATTGAGACCCTGCCGCCGTTTTCCATGGCCGGGTTGCGATTTTTGATCGCAGGGATCGCGCTTTACGTTTTTGCCCGCTATGTCCGGCGGCATCCTGCCCCGGAGCCGAGACATTGGAAGCCGGCGCTGATCATCGGTTTTTTGCTGTTGCTGGGCGGAAACGGCGGGGTGGTGTGGGCCGAACAGTATGTTCCCTCGGGACTTGCGTCGCTGTTCATTGCCACGGTTCCGTTATGGATGGTCCTGTTGGAATGGTTGTGGCACCGGCAGGCAAGGCCCGGGACAGGTGTTTTTGCCGGGATCGCCCTGGGATTTTGGGGCGTTTGGCTTTTGATGGCGCCGGGTTTTTCTCAGAATCCGCATCAACCCATTCACCTGGGGGGAACGCTGGCCCTGCTGACGGCCTCGTTGTCGTGGGCGGTCGGCTCGGTGTATTCCCGGAAGGCTGTTTTGCCGGATTCTCCGCTGGTGGCCACGGGCATGGAAATGACGGCCGGAGGGGCATGCCTGTTGCTCCTCGGGCTCCTTCAGGGGGAGGCGGCAGGATGGGATCCTGCGGCCTTTAGCATAAAGTCTGTGCTGGCTTTCCTGTATCTGGTGGTCTTTGGGTCGCTGATCGGATTTACCGCTTATATTTGGCTTTTGAGGGCCGTAGGCCCGGCCAGGACTTCGACGTATGCCTTTGTCAATCCGGTGGTTGCGGTTCTGCTGGGCTGGGGGCTGGGAGGGGAAGCCCTCACTGGCCGGACCATCCTGGCGGCGCTGACGATCGTGGCCGCGGTTGGCGTGATCACGTTTCACCAAAGGGAAGAGGGCGGCGAAGTTGAAAAACGCGAAGAATAG
- the hemA gene encoding glutamyl-tRNA reductase, with amino-acid sequence MNILVAGISHKTAPIEVREKLYLKDAERALLLSALKNDPAVAEAIVLSTCNRTEIYADAVDGMTPEALLRHLLRIKHFGGADDWGRHFYAFQGADAVRHLLRVATGLDSLVLGEKQILGQIKTAVDLSREMGMLGRPFNILSNITVRAGKKAQNETQVGYGGVSVSWAAVTMAQSLLGSFEDKSVLVIGAGKMSKLAANHFANRGIREILVMNRTQEKAALLARQFGGTEVSFWDLKEMLERVDACICAASAPHYLITNELIAGILPKRQGRPLVLMDISMPRNIEPLDQELPGVRLITIDDLDEVTQGSLQRRQEAVRQVEEIVEQKVLEFHNKILKTGPLEIAAGEAFL; translated from the coding sequence ATGAATATTCTGGTTGCCGGCATCAGCCACAAGACTGCGCCGATCGAGGTCCGCGAGAAACTTTATCTCAAGGACGCGGAGCGGGCCTTGCTGTTGAGCGCGCTGAAAAATGACCCGGCCGTGGCCGAAGCCATAGTTTTGTCCACCTGCAACCGGACCGAGATTTACGCCGACGCTGTTGATGGTATGACGCCCGAGGCCTTGCTGCGGCATTTGCTTCGCATCAAGCATTTCGGGGGGGCAGACGACTGGGGCCGGCATTTTTACGCTTTTCAGGGAGCCGATGCGGTCCGTCACCTTTTGCGCGTGGCCACCGGGCTGGATTCTCTCGTTTTGGGGGAAAAACAGATTCTCGGGCAGATCAAAACCGCGGTGGATTTGTCCCGGGAGATGGGCATGCTCGGGCGGCCATTCAATATTTTGTCGAATATCACGGTGCGCGCCGGCAAGAAGGCCCAGAATGAAACCCAGGTCGGTTACGGCGGGGTTTCCGTGAGCTGGGCCGCGGTCACGATGGCGCAATCCCTTTTGGGATCGTTTGAGGACAAGTCGGTCCTGGTCATCGGCGCGGGAAAGATGAGCAAACTGGCGGCCAATCATTTTGCCAACCGCGGGATCCGGGAAATCCTGGTGATGAACCGGACCCAGGAAAAGGCCGCGTTGCTCGCCCGGCAGTTCGGCGGCACGGAGGTATCGTTCTGGGACTTGAAGGAAATGCTGGAGAGGGTGGACGCCTGCATCTGCGCGGCCAGCGCCCCGCATTATCTGATCACCAATGAATTGATCGCCGGAATCCTTCCGAAAAGACAGGGGCGTCCGCTGGTCTTGATGGATATCTCCATGCCGCGCAACATCGAGCCGCTGGACCAGGAGCTTCCCGGTGTGCGCCTGATCACGATCGACGACCTGGACGAGGTCACGCAGGGCAGTCTTCAGCGGCGGCAGGAGGCGGTCCGGCAGGTCGAGGAGATCGTCGAGCAAAAGGTGCTGGAGTTTCATAATAAAATTCTCAAGACCGGTCCGCTCGAAATTGCGGCCGGGGAGGCTTTTCTTTAA
- a CDS encoding cytochrome c3 family protein: MGLKRIPQMRGKVIWIFMMAGLWGMALAAGYASAEEAKVSQTVDGLTAAKGAEYVGTETCASCHEEAYKEYQLSTHARIEVKGETETAQGCEMCHGPGSVHVENGGGKGTIINPKKNPEICFTCHLDKKTEFRLPFHHPVVEGKMGCVDCHQPHGVDVKPWTSTSMEDINEACFKCHSEQRGPYVWEHEVLREGCTTCHKVHGSINDKMLVARDNNLCLRCHAQMNFPTIGNSSHSSRLPNSTCMSAGCHTAVHGSNFDEHLRY; the protein is encoded by the coding sequence ATGGGCCTTAAAAGAATCCCGCAAATGCGGGGAAAAGTCATTTGGATCTTCATGATGGCGGGGCTGTGGGGCATGGCCCTGGCCGCCGGGTATGCTTCGGCGGAAGAGGCAAAAGTGTCGCAGACGGTCGACGGATTGACCGCAGCCAAGGGCGCCGAATACGTCGGCACCGAAACGTGCGCGAGTTGTCATGAAGAGGCATACAAAGAGTATCAGCTTTCCACGCACGCCCGTATCGAGGTGAAGGGCGAGACGGAAACCGCCCAGGGCTGCGAAATGTGCCACGGCCCGGGCAGTGTTCACGTTGAGAACGGCGGCGGCAAGGGGACGATCATCAATCCTAAGAAAAATCCTGAAATTTGTTTCACCTGTCATCTCGACAAGAAAACGGAATTTCGCTTGCCGTTTCATCACCCGGTCGTTGAAGGGAAGATGGGTTGTGTGGACTGCCATCAGCCGCACGGTGTGGATGTGAAGCCGTGGACATCCACCTCCATGGAAGACATCAATGAGGCGTGCTTTAAATGCCATTCGGAACAGCGCGGGCCGTATGTCTGGGAACATGAAGTTCTCCGTGAAGGATGCACGACCTGTCACAAGGTTCACGGTTCGATCAACGACAAAATGCTGGTGGCCCGAGATAATAATCTCTGCTTGCGCTGCCACGCCCAGATGAACTTTCCCACAATCGGCAACTCGAGCCATTCGAGTCGCCTGCCTAACAGTACTTGCATGTCCGCCGGCTGCCACACGGCCGTGCACGGGTCAAACTTTGACGAACATCTCCGCTATTAA
- a CDS encoding hemerythrin domain-containing protein — MIKKISNFETSIHVLGDNHEDLLDKTNQLDDALTRLRYEGKLCLKKNIRSAEKLVGFFNATMLPHIVVEDILFDFVERHIPKIQIVVRHLQSEHKELTACLKEMAQLLRRLAAQKSEPRRAEIIERVKERGTYLSHFMRQHIQIEHDSIYLIAMEELQPAEKRRLLQKLHDCPSWKALLKNGAGRTRPWKGRL; from the coding sequence ATGATTAAAAAGATTTCCAATTTTGAAACCAGCATCCATGTCCTGGGAGACAATCACGAGGACTTGCTGGACAAGACAAACCAGCTTGATGACGCCCTCACCAGGCTCCGCTATGAGGGCAAGCTCTGTTTGAAAAAAAATATCCGGTCAGCGGAAAAGCTGGTCGGATTTTTTAATGCCACGATGCTGCCGCACATCGTGGTGGAGGATATCCTTTTCGATTTTGTCGAGCGGCATATTCCCAAGATCCAGATCGTGGTCCGCCATCTTCAATCCGAACATAAAGAATTGACGGCGTGTCTCAAGGAGATGGCGCAGCTGCTCCGCCGGCTCGCCGCGCAAAAGAGTGAGCCCCGCCGCGCCGAGATCATCGAGCGCGTGAAAGAGCGGGGGACCTACCTGAGCCATTTCATGCGCCAGCATATCCAGATCGAGCATGACAGCATTTATTTGATCGCGATGGAGGAGCTCCAGCCGGCGGAGAAACGCCGGCTGTTGCAAAAACTGCACGACTGTCCTTCCTGGAAAGCCCTGTTGAAAAACGGTGCGGGCCGGACTCGCCCCTGGAAAGGCCGGCTATGA
- the nhaD gene encoding sodium:proton antiporter NhaD produces the protein MSVDGLIVLAFVAGYLAIVLEHNVSVNKAAAAILTAVACWVLITFRTTSRPGEAFLHLNEHLADISQVIIFLIGAMTIVELINSHDGFRVITDAIRTRNKRVLLWLISLITFFVSAVLDNLTTSIVMVSLLRRLVSDKQDRMIFAAMIILSANAGGAWSPIGDVTTTMLWIDQRISSWKLISFIFVPSLLSLLVPLLYFTFRVNNEDVIPPSAVEEKPRAWGARRVFVLGIGALVFVPVLRALTGLPPYIGILLGMGVMWAVTDRIHQERHYLRVPHVLTKIDMSSVMFFLGILLAVAALETAGLLGQLASWMDAHLGSKDVIICVMGIASAIIDNVPLTAAAMGMYPVSVYPADSKLWLEAAYAVGTGGSLLIIGSAAGVVVMGMEHIRFSWYFKKIALPGLVGYLAGFFAFLLAFKLFG, from the coding sequence ATGTCTGTGGATGGGTTGATAGTCCTTGCTTTTGTTGCCGGTTATCTGGCGATCGTGCTGGAGCACAATGTCAGCGTCAACAAGGCGGCCGCAGCGATCTTGACCGCCGTGGCGTGCTGGGTTTTGATCACGTTCCGGACCACGTCCCGGCCGGGGGAGGCCTTCCTTCACCTGAACGAGCACCTCGCCGACATCTCGCAGGTCATCATTTTTCTCATCGGCGCCATGACGATTGTCGAGCTGATCAACTCCCACGACGGGTTCCGGGTCATCACGGACGCCATCCGGACTCGCAACAAGCGGGTTTTGTTGTGGCTGATCTCCCTCATCACGTTTTTCGTCTCCGCGGTCCTGGACAATTTGACGACATCCATCGTGATGGTGTCCCTCTTGCGGCGGCTGGTGAGCGACAAGCAGGACCGGATGATCTTCGCCGCCATGATCATCCTCTCGGCCAACGCCGGCGGCGCCTGGTCGCCGATCGGCGACGTGACGACCACCATGCTCTGGATCGACCAGCGCATCAGTTCCTGGAAATTGATTTCGTTCATTTTTGTGCCCAGTCTGCTGTCGCTGTTGGTCCCCCTGCTGTATTTTACCTTTCGCGTTAACAATGAGGATGTCATTCCCCCGTCCGCTGTTGAAGAAAAGCCCCGGGCCTGGGGCGCCCGGCGGGTGTTCGTCCTGGGGATCGGCGCTCTGGTCTTTGTCCCGGTCCTGCGCGCGTTGACCGGACTGCCGCCTTACATCGGCATTCTGCTAGGGATGGGAGTCATGTGGGCCGTGACCGACCGCATTCACCAAGAGCGCCATTACCTTCGCGTTCCGCATGTGCTGACCAAGATCGACATGTCGAGCGTCATGTTTTTCCTGGGTATCCTTCTCGCCGTTGCCGCTCTGGAAACGGCAGGCCTGTTGGGCCAGCTCGCGTCCTGGATGGACGCCCATCTGGGCAGCAAAGACGTGATCATCTGCGTGATGGGGATCGCGTCTGCGATCATCGACAACGTGCCCCTGACAGCCGCCGCCATGGGCATGTATCCGGTCAGCGTTTATCCGGCGGATTCCAAGCTCTGGCTGGAGGCCGCCTATGCCGTCGGGACGGGCGGCAGTCTCCTGATCATCGGTTCCGCGGCCGGCGTTGTCGTGATGGGCATGGAGCACATCCGCTTTTCCTGGTATTTCAAGAAAATCGCCCTGCCCGGGCTTGTCGGCTACCTGGCCGGGTTCTTCGCCTTTCTTCTGGCTTTTAAGCTTTTCGGCTGA
- a CDS encoding cytochrome c family protein, translating to MDKENSCAQVGWLSVALVACLFLCAVPASAAEHEYIGAQKCAMCHKKPEKGEQYRVWQESKHSKAYETLATPQAKEFAAKAGIDDPQKSGKCLKCHSTAYGFSETKVTEKIPVEEGISCESCHGPGKDYMKKSVMEDKEEAVAQGLIIPTEETCRKCHNEESPNFKEFDYPTMWEKIKHPIPKQ from the coding sequence ATGGATAAGGAAAATTCTTGCGCTCAAGTCGGTTGGCTGTCGGTGGCATTGGTTGCTTGTCTTTTTCTCTGTGCCGTCCCCGCCTCTGCTGCAGAGCATGAATATATCGGGGCGCAGAAGTGCGCCATGTGCCATAAAAAACCGGAGAAAGGGGAGCAGTACCGAGTTTGGCAAGAGTCAAAACATTCCAAGGCCTATGAAACCCTGGCCACGCCTCAGGCGAAAGAGTTTGCCGCAAAAGCCGGGATTGATGACCCTCAGAAAAGCGGGAAATGCCTGAAATGCCATTCCACGGCGTATGGATTCTCTGAAACCAAGGTGACGGAAAAGATCCCCGTGGAAGAAGGGATCTCCTGCGAGTCCTGCCACGGCCCGGGGAAAGATTATATGAAGAAGAGTGTGATGGAGGATAAAGAGGAAGCCGTCGCCCAGGGTTTGATCATTCCGACGGAAGAGACCTGCCGCAAATGCCACAATGAAGAAAGTCCTAATTTTAAAGAGTTTGATTACCCGACGATGTGGGAGAAGATCAAGCACCCGATTCCAAAACAATGA